In Oenanthe melanoleuca isolate GR-GAL-2019-014 chromosome 8, OMel1.0, whole genome shotgun sequence, a single genomic region encodes these proteins:
- the AK4 gene encoding adenylate kinase 4, mitochondrial: MASKLLRAVVLGPPGSGKGTVCERIARSFGLQHLSSGQFLRESLGSGGEAGVLAQQYLERGLLVPDHVITRVMVTELEKRREQHWLLDGFPRTLGQAKALDGICELDLVISLNIPFETLKDRLSARWVHPASGRVYNMDFNPPHTQGVDDLTGEPLVQREDDKPEAVAARLRKYKDAAKPVIELYKSRGILYSFSGTETNKIWPYVYTLLSSRIPPILSDEEH, from the exons ATGGCCTCCAAGCTGCTGCGAGCCGTGGTGCTCGGTCCGCCCGGCTCGGGTAAGGGCACGGTGTGCGAGAGGATCGCCCGCAGCTTCGGGCTCCAGCACCTCTCCAGCGGGCAGTTCCTGCGGGAGAGCCTCGGCAGCGGCGGCG AAGCTGGAGTCCTGGCACAGCAGTACCTGGAGAGGGGGCTCCTGGTGCCCGACCACGTCATCACACGTGTGATGGTGACGGAGCTGGAGAAGCGGcgggagcagcactggctgctcgATG gttTCCCTCGGACACTGGGCCAGGCCAAGGCTCTGGATGGGATCTGTGAGCTGGACCTGGTGATCAGCCTGAACATCCCCTTCGAGACGCTGAAGGATCGCCTGAGCGCCCGCTGGGTGCACCCTGCCAGCGGCAGGGTCTACAACATGGACTTCAACCCTCCCCACACACAG GGTGTGGATGACCTGACAGGAGAGCCCCTGGTGCAGAGGGAGGACGACAAGCCCGAGGCGGTGGCTGCAAGGCTCAGGAAGTACAAAGATGCTGCCAAGCCCGTGATAGAGCTCTACAA GAGCAGGGGCATCCTTTACTCCTTCTCTGGCACAGAGACCAACAAGATCTGGCCCTATGTGTACACCCTGCTGTCCAGCAGGATCCCACCCATCCTCTCAGATGAGGAGCACTAA